The following are from one region of the Cloacibacterium sp. TD35 genome:
- a CDS encoding chitobiase/beta-hexosaminidase C-terminal domain-containing protein, giving the protein MKHRFTLLVVLLLSVISVKSQDYIDDIMLQSFGWDEYSQSRITSEGSFYQYYNSRAGNLKAMGFDMIWLPPPSASTGGVGYFPTELYNFSQTTWGSEAQLRKMLTNMNARGLYPIADVVANHRSGTTGWVDFTNPAWGCETICSNDDAASASYVGCRPSGALDTGMEFGGSRDMDHTNLTVQNGYKEFLTRLKGLGFKGWRWDVAKGFSASYFGNYINDSKPYYSVGEFWDSDVNALKTWINGTYAGGATISGAFDFSLYYTLSGVMVTNGKQIASNNYASLNWSGSMAGLAGQYGFSEKAVTFVDNHDTFVHDSSFLGTNIPKAYAYILTHPGIPSVFAPHYYGGSYSKDGVTRSYGSGYATAINLLMAIRKTTGINAYSNVTIDKAEAGLYAAYIKKNASDTEPVVAVKIGPYGWTPSLGTGWILSASGTDYAVWTKIAINVAPTITLAPSSSKYLAGTNVSVSITATDDSGNAPTIRYTTDGSEPTSSSPIYTSSFTVNSNTTIKAVAFDNLGLSSGVIEKTYTFETPKDIVVRFKPPTTNPNWPLPKIHYWNYSPTNALPAANWNTPIDMTADVNNPGWFKYTFPSIIQVSFLFRDGNATGTLGQTQTGDIVNVTQDSWYEWDATNSLFVKQVNLSTDDLALNAKKVTLEVLQNPALNGVIHIRYSNAKGGNLYLYDLSGKMLKTQKVNSNSGDETIFVNNLQSGNYLLILKSDQGMSVSKVIIK; this is encoded by the coding sequence ATGAAACATAGGTTTACCTTATTAGTAGTGCTATTATTATCTGTAATCTCAGTGAAATCGCAAGATTATATAGATGATATTATGCTTCAGTCCTTTGGATGGGATGAGTATTCACAATCAAGAATAACAAGTGAGGGTAGTTTTTATCAATATTATAATTCTAGAGCAGGTAATTTAAAAGCGATGGGATTTGATATGATTTGGCTACCGCCACCAAGTGCTTCTACTGGAGGAGTGGGTTATTTCCCTACAGAATTGTATAATTTTTCTCAAACTACTTGGGGATCTGAAGCACAATTGAGAAAAATGTTAACTAATATGAATGCGAGAGGGCTTTATCCTATTGCAGACGTTGTAGCTAATCACAGAAGTGGAACTACTGGGTGGGTAGACTTTACCAATCCAGCATGGGGTTGTGAAACCATCTGTAGTAATGATGATGCAGCGAGTGCTTCTTATGTAGGTTGTAGACCTTCTGGTGCACTAGATACAGGAATGGAATTTGGAGGTTCAAGGGATATGGATCATACCAACTTAACAGTACAAAATGGGTATAAAGAGTTTTTAACAAGGTTAAAAGGATTAGGCTTCAAAGGATGGAGATGGGATGTAGCTAAAGGTTTTTCTGCATCATATTTTGGAAACTATATCAATGATAGTAAACCATATTACTCTGTAGGTGAATTTTGGGATAGTGATGTAAATGCTCTAAAAACTTGGATTAATGGAACTTATGCTGGTGGAGCAACAATCTCTGGCGCCTTTGACTTTTCTTTATATTATACTCTTTCTGGAGTTATGGTTACTAATGGAAAACAAATTGCTTCTAATAATTATGCATCACTAAATTGGTCAGGAAGCATGGCTGGTTTAGCAGGTCAATATGGATTCAGCGAAAAAGCGGTAACCTTCGTAGATAACCATGATACTTTTGTGCATGATTCATCTTTTTTGGGGACTAATATTCCGAAAGCTTATGCTTATATTCTTACCCATCCGGGTATACCAAGTGTTTTTGCCCCACATTATTATGGTGGTAGTTATTCTAAAGATGGAGTTACTAGAAGTTACGGGTCTGGTTATGCTACAGCCATTAACTTGTTAATGGCAATAAGAAAAACTACAGGTATTAATGCTTATAGTAATGTTACAATTGACAAGGCGGAAGCAGGCTTGTATGCTGCATATATTAAAAAAAATGCATCGGATACCGAGCCAGTAGTTGCGGTTAAAATAGGGCCTTATGGATGGACACCTTCTTTAGGAACAGGTTGGATTCTTTCTGCTTCGGGTACGGACTATGCTGTTTGGACTAAAATAGCAATAAATGTTGCTCCAACCATAACTCTTGCTCCTTCTAGTAGTAAATATTTAGCTGGAACTAATGTTAGCGTTAGTATTACTGCTACTGATGATAGTGGAAATGCTCCTACAATTAGATACACCACAGATGGTTCAGAACCTACATCTTCATCGCCAATTTATACTTCTTCTTTTACAGTAAATTCTAATACAACTATTAAAGCAGTGGCTTTTGATAATTTAGGGTTAAGTTCAGGCGTTATAGAAAAAACTTATACTTTTGAAACACCAAAAGATATTGTAGTAAGATTTAAACCACCAACAACAAATCCAAATTGGCCTTTGCCAAAAATCCATTATTGGAATTATTCTCCAACCAATGCTCTTCCTGCTGCAAACTGGAATACACCCATTGATATGACAGCAGACGTAAATAATCCAGGATGGTTTAAGTATACTTTTCCAAGCATCATTCAAGTGAGTTTCTTGTTTAGAGACGGGAATGCTACTGGTACTTTAGGACAGACTCAAACAGGTGATATTGTTAATGTAACTCAGGATTCTTGGTATGAATGGGATGCAACTAATTCTTTATTTGTCAAACAAGTGAATTTATCTACTGATGATTTAGCTTTGAACGCTAAAAAGGTAACCTTAGAGGTTTTACAAAATCCTGCTTTAAATGGAGTGATTCATATAAGATACTCTAATGCAAAAGGCGGTAATCTTTATCTTTATGATTTGAGCGGTAAAATGCTTAAAACTCAAAAAGTAAATTCTAATTCAGGCGACGAAACGATTTTTGTCAACAATTTACAAAGTGGTAACTATTTACTGATACTGAAATCAGATCAAGGAATGTCTGTCTCGAAAGTGATTATCAAATAG
- a CDS encoding LuxE/PaaK family acyltransferase: MKNIFNIKSEADFQAACLETFLYQYENVEVYRKFVDFLGKNPSEIKEIKDIPFLPIEMFKNHLVLDKNFKTEDYFQSSGTTQIQTRSKHYIADFNLYEESIYKSFEQFIGKPEDYIFLGLLPNYSENPHSSLIYMVDFLMKKSAKLENGYFLYNHQELFELLQKLGQENKNVILFGVSFALLDFLDYCHSERSEESVSIHSEFLTVIETGGMKGRKEEMTKDELLKILQKGFGTDKIFSEYSMTELLSQAYSLGENVYETPNCMRVLIRNTEDPFSYMESGRTGAINIIDLANRHSCSFIATQDLGKIVNDFEGARYNLNGKNAFQVLGRIDHSDIRGCSLLVS; the protein is encoded by the coding sequence TTGAAAAACATTTTCAACATAAAATCTGAAGCAGATTTCCAAGCAGCATGTTTGGAAACATTTCTTTATCAGTACGAAAATGTAGAAGTTTACCGAAAATTTGTAGATTTTTTAGGTAAAAATCCTTCGGAAATTAAAGAAATAAAAGATATTCCTTTTTTACCAATTGAAATGTTTAAAAATCATTTGGTCTTAGACAAGAATTTTAAAACTGAAGATTATTTTCAAAGTTCGGGAACTACGCAAATTCAGACTCGTTCAAAACATTATATTGCAGATTTTAACCTTTACGAAGAAAGTATTTATAAGAGTTTTGAACAGTTTATTGGCAAGCCAGAAGACTATATTTTCTTAGGTCTTCTTCCTAATTATTCAGAAAATCCGCATTCTTCATTGATCTATATGGTAGATTTTTTGATGAAAAAATCAGCAAAGCTAGAAAACGGGTATTTTCTCTATAATCACCAAGAATTGTTTGAACTTTTACAAAAATTAGGTCAAGAAAATAAAAACGTTATTCTTTTTGGGGTTTCTTTTGCCTTATTAGATTTCTTAGACTACTGTCATTCTGAACGAAGTGAAGAATCTGTTTCAATTCATTCTGAATTTCTCACAGTGATAGAAACGGGTGGAATGAAAGGCAGAAAAGAGGAAATGACCAAAGATGAACTTTTGAAAATTCTACAAAAAGGTTTCGGGACAGATAAAATTTTCTCTGAATATTCTATGACAGAACTGCTTTCTCAGGCATATTCTTTAGGAGAAAATGTATATGAAACGCCGAACTGTATGCGAGTTCTCATCAGAAATACCGAAGATCCATTTTCTTATATGGAATCAGGGAGAACTGGCGCCATTAATATTATAGACTTAGCGAATAGACATTCTTGCAGTTTTATTGCGACACAAGATTTGGGCAAAATTGTAAATGATTTTGAGGGTGCTCGCTATAATCTGAATGGGAAAAATGCTTTTCAGGTTCTAGGAAGAATTGACCATTCTGATATTCGCGGTTGTAGTTTATTGGTTTCATAA
- a CDS encoding UDP-2,3-diacylglucosamine diphosphatase — MKIELQPNKKIYFASDQHFGAPTPELSKPREAKFLAWLDEIKQDAQVLFLMGDLFDFWHEWKYVVPKGYVRILGKLAELKDSGIDIYFFVGNHDLWMKDYLEEEIGIPVFFEKQYYEVSGKNFLLAHGDGLGPGDKGYKRMKKLFTNPIAQWFFKWLHPDIAMKVAIYFSTKNKMISGVEDMKFLGEDKEFLIIYSKEKLKSENLDYFVYGHRHLPMILDLKVDGKEAKHVNLGDWISYFTYGVFDGEEFKVLEYK, encoded by the coding sequence ATGAAAATCGAATTACAGCCTAATAAAAAAATCTACTTTGCTTCTGATCAGCATTTTGGTGCGCCAACTCCTGAGTTGAGTAAGCCAAGAGAAGCTAAATTTTTAGCATGGTTAGACGAAATAAAACAAGATGCACAAGTGCTTTTTTTAATGGGCGATTTGTTTGATTTTTGGCACGAATGGAAATATGTAGTTCCGAAGGGTTATGTAAGAATTTTAGGGAAATTAGCAGAATTGAAAGACAGTGGAATTGACATTTATTTCTTCGTGGGTAACCATGATTTGTGGATGAAAGATTATCTGGAAGAAGAAATTGGGATTCCTGTTTTTTTTGAAAAGCAATATTATGAAGTTTCTGGGAAAAACTTTCTTTTAGCTCATGGTGATGGACTTGGACCAGGTGATAAAGGTTACAAGAGAATGAAAAAACTCTTTACTAATCCTATTGCGCAATGGTTTTTTAAGTGGCTTCATCCTGATATTGCGATGAAAGTTGCGATTTATTTTTCTACCAAAAATAAGATGATTAGTGGAGTAGAAGACATGAAGTTTTTAGGCGAGGACAAAGAATTTCTCATCATTTATTCTAAAGAAAAATTGAAGTCTGAAAATTTAGATTACTTCGTTTATGGTCATCGTCATTTGCCTATGATTTTAGATTTGAAAGTCGATGGAAAAGAAGCAAAACACGTAAATCTAGGTGACTGGATTTCGTATTTTACGTATGGTGTTTTTGATGGAGAAGAATTTAAAGTTTTAGAATATAAATAA
- the queD gene encoding 6-carboxytetrahydropterin synthase QueD, translated as MIRITKIFTFETAHVLYNYDGKCKNMHGHSYKLFVTVKGTPINDINNVKNGMVVDFGDIKKIVKEEIVDVWDHAVLLNALTPHKELGEDLAQKGHKVIECNYQPTCENMLYEIAEKIKNKLPSHVQLAYLKLHETENSYGEWFAEENS; from the coding sequence ATGATACGCATTACTAAAATTTTCACCTTCGAGACGGCGCATGTTTTGTATAACTATGACGGCAAATGCAAAAATATGCACGGACATTCTTACAAACTTTTTGTGACCGTAAAAGGAACTCCAATTAATGACATCAATAACGTGAAAAACGGAATGGTGGTGGATTTCGGAGATATCAAAAAAATTGTAAAAGAGGAAATTGTAGATGTTTGGGATCATGCTGTTTTATTGAATGCATTGACGCCACATAAAGAATTGGGAGAAGATTTGGCGCAAAAAGGACATAAAGTAATTGAGTGCAATTACCAACCGACTTGCGAAAATATGCTCTACGAAATTGCCGAAAAAATTAAGAATAAATTGCCTTCTCACGTTCAATTGGCGTATCTGAAACTCCACGAAACCGAAAATTCTTACGGAGAATGGTTTGCGGAAGAGAATTCTTAA
- a CDS encoding glycoside hydrolase family 31 protein yields MNNVFKFLLLFLAANLFAQNNQRFFQKIKFKNNTAEISVNDGLYQVKFYTPEMVETAFIPKNQTITENSHAVILAPQSVKYNFRETRGFAWIETSGITVKIQKVPFQISYYKDDELLISEKNGYGTYENGEINNHPQNFETLNFNITPDEILFGAGSRALGMNRRGNRLMLYNRAQYGFETHAPLLNFSMPIVVSSKKYLLHFDNSPIGYLDLDSKKDNSLTYETVSGRKVYQVISGNSWDDLVKNYTDLTGKQPMLPRWSLGNFSSRFGYHTQQQTLETIEKFRAEKIPVDAIILDLYWFGKSIQGTLGNFAWDKDNFPKPQQMIDDLRKNNVETILITEPFVVNTSSRYQEALDKEILAKNNEGKAFMYDFYFGHTGLIDIYSQKGNSWFKNIYKDLLNQGVTGIWGDLGEPEVHPSTILHGNGKNGDQVHNIYGMDWAKLVKESFAETSPNARPFILMRAGYSGAQRNGLVPWSGDVSRSWGGLQSQPDIALQMGLQGIAFMHSDLGGFAGKNEDDELYARWLQYGVFNPIYRPHADENVPSEPIYRSEKAKNLAKKAIELRYALLPYNYNLVFENHKNGTPLMRPLFFEEPENQKLYTYNTAYFWGKDFLISPILNKGQKEQSIYFPKNSDWVNFYTDEKISGGTTQTFATEEDKIPTFVRAGSIIPIAKPMQSTKEYDGNSLILHYYFDEKVKETELKLYNDDGLQNEAYEIGQFELMEFEAKPNGKNITFELENEVGANFSAKSKSIELIIHHVSKNPNYVKAGCKKLEYTYDSEKKTLKVNLVWDSAKESKVKIKL; encoded by the coding sequence ATGAATAACGTTTTCAAGTTTTTGTTGCTTTTCTTAGCAGCAAATCTTTTCGCACAAAACAATCAAAGATTTTTTCAAAAAATTAAATTTAAAAATAACACCGCCGAAATTTCTGTCAATGATGGATTATATCAAGTGAAATTCTACACTCCAGAAATGGTAGAAACGGCATTTATTCCTAAAAACCAAACGATTACAGAAAATTCTCACGCTGTAATTCTTGCTCCACAATCTGTAAAATACAATTTCAGAGAAACCAGAGGTTTTGCATGGATTGAAACATCTGGAATTACCGTAAAAATTCAAAAAGTACCTTTTCAAATTTCATATTATAAAGATGATGAACTCTTGATTTCCGAAAAAAACGGTTACGGAACGTATGAAAATGGCGAAATCAATAATCATCCACAAAATTTTGAAACGTTGAATTTTAATATAACACCAGACGAAATTTTATTTGGAGCTGGTTCTAGAGCTCTTGGAATGAACAGACGAGGAAACAGATTAATGCTCTACAATCGTGCTCAATATGGTTTTGAAACTCACGCTCCATTGCTCAATTTCTCGATGCCCATCGTAGTTTCGAGTAAAAAATATTTACTGCATTTTGATAATTCACCAATTGGTTACCTAGATTTGGACAGCAAAAAAGACAATTCTCTCACTTACGAAACGGTTTCTGGAAGAAAAGTTTACCAAGTGATTTCAGGAAATTCTTGGGACGATTTGGTTAAAAATTATACGGATTTAACAGGAAAACAACCGATGCTTCCAAGATGGAGTTTAGGAAATTTTTCGAGCAGATTTGGATATCATACACAGCAACAAACTTTAGAAACGATTGAGAAATTCAGAGCCGAAAAAATTCCGGTTGATGCCATTATTTTAGATTTATATTGGTTCGGAAAATCTATTCAAGGAACGCTCGGAAATTTTGCTTGGGACAAAGATAATTTCCCAAAACCTCAACAAATGATTGACGATTTGCGAAAAAACAACGTAGAAACCATTCTCATCACCGAACCTTTCGTGGTGAATACTTCTTCGCGTTATCAAGAAGCTCTTGACAAAGAAATTTTGGCAAAAAACAATGAGGGAAAAGCATTTATGTACGATTTTTATTTCGGGCACACTGGTTTGATTGACATTTACAGCCAAAAAGGAAATTCTTGGTTCAAAAATATTTACAAAGACTTATTAAATCAAGGCGTTACAGGAATTTGGGGAGATTTAGGTGAGCCAGAAGTTCATCCTTCTACCATTCTTCACGGAAACGGTAAAAACGGCGACCAAGTTCACAATATTTACGGAATGGATTGGGCGAAATTGGTCAAAGAAAGTTTTGCAGAAACTTCACCAAATGCTCGTCCGTTTATTTTGATGAGAGCTGGTTATTCTGGTGCTCAAAGAAATGGCCTCGTTCCTTGGAGTGGCGACGTTTCTAGAAGTTGGGGCGGTTTGCAAAGTCAGCCTGATATTGCACTACAAATGGGACTTCAAGGAATAGCTTTTATGCACAGTGATTTGGGAGGTTTTGCAGGAAAAAATGAAGACGATGAATTGTATGCTCGTTGGTTGCAATACGGCGTTTTCAACCCAATTTACAGACCTCACGCTGATGAAAATGTACCAAGCGAACCAATTTACAGAAGCGAAAAAGCAAAAAATTTAGCCAAAAAAGCGATTGAATTGCGTTACGCTTTGCTTCCTTACAATTACAATTTAGTTTTCGAAAATCACAAAAACGGAACTCCGTTAATGAGACCTTTATTTTTTGAAGAACCAGAAAATCAAAAATTGTACACGTATAATACCGCTTATTTTTGGGGCAAAGATTTCTTAATTTCTCCGATTTTAAATAAAGGACAAAAAGAACAAAGCATTTATTTTCCTAAAAATTCTGATTGGGTAAATTTCTATACTGATGAAAAAATTTCTGGCGGAACTACTCAGACTTTTGCCACGGAAGAAGATAAAATCCCAACTTTTGTAAGAGCAGGAAGCATCATTCCGATAGCGAAACCGATGCAATCTACCAAAGAATATGATGGAAATTCTTTGATTTTGCATTATTATTTTGACGAAAAAGTAAAAGAAACCGAACTGAAATTGTATAATGACGATGGTTTACAAAACGAAGCCTACGAAATAGGACAATTTGAACTCATGGAATTCGAAGCCAAACCCAATGGAAAAAACATCACTTTTGAGTTAGAAAATGAAGTGGGCGCAAATTTTTCTGCAAAATCTAAAAGTATAGAACTCATTATTCACCATGTTTCTAAAAATCCAAATTATGTAAAAGCAGGTTGTAAAAAATTAGAATACACTTATGATTCTGAGAAGAAAACATTGAAAGTAAATTTAGTTTGGGATTCTGCTAAAGAAAGTAAAGTGAAAATAAAACTATAA
- the aceA gene encoding isocitrate lyase, with product MNRQEQIQALEKEWRENPRWSGITRPYSAEEVLKLRGKYKLDYTIATQMSELLWEKLNNQDFVAGLGALTGNQAVQEVDAGLEAIYLSGWQVAADANLSGEMYPDQSLYPANSVPAVVKKINNALLRADQIQSVNGGGEKDYLVPIVADAEAGFGGNLNAFELMKQMIEAGAAGVHFEDQLSSAKKCGHLGGKVLVPTQEAINKLIAARLAADVCGVPTVLVARTDADAADLLTSDIDDRDKKFVTGARTSEGFFQVNCGVEQGIDRGLSYAPYADLIWMETSNPDLEYARKFAEGIQAKFPGKMLAYNCSPSFNWAAKLTVPEMETFREELAKMGYKFQFITLAGFHALNTAMFELALAYKERGMAGYSELQEREFALQAKGFRAVKHQSFVGTGYFDAVQTTVTSGNVSTTALAGSTEAEQFH from the coding sequence ATGAACAGACAAGAACAAATCCAAGCGCTCGAAAAAGAATGGAGAGAAAATCCAAGATGGAGCGGAATTACAAGGCCTTATTCGGCTGAAGAAGTTTTAAAACTAAGAGGAAAATACAAGCTAGATTATACCATCGCTACACAAATGTCAGAGTTGCTTTGGGAAAAGCTAAATAATCAAGATTTTGTAGCCGGATTAGGAGCTTTAACGGGAAATCAAGCGGTTCAAGAAGTGGACGCAGGTTTAGAAGCTATTTATCTTTCTGGTTGGCAAGTTGCTGCAGATGCGAATCTTTCTGGAGAAATGTATCCTGACCAATCGCTTTATCCTGCGAATTCAGTTCCAGCAGTTGTGAAAAAAATCAATAATGCACTTTTGAGAGCAGACCAAATTCAGTCTGTAAATGGAGGTGGTGAAAAAGATTATTTGGTTCCAATCGTTGCAGATGCAGAAGCTGGTTTCGGGGGGAATCTAAATGCTTTTGAACTGATGAAACAAATGATAGAAGCTGGTGCAGCTGGTGTTCACTTCGAAGATCAATTGTCTTCTGCAAAAAAATGCGGTCACCTTGGTGGAAAGGTTTTGGTTCCTACTCAAGAAGCGATTAATAAATTGATTGCAGCAAGATTAGCAGCAGATGTTTGCGGAGTTCCTACTGTTTTAGTGGCAAGAACAGATGCTGATGCAGCAGATTTATTGACTTCTGATATTGATGATAGAGATAAAAAATTCGTTACTGGTGCAAGGACTTCTGAAGGTTTCTTCCAAGTGAATTGTGGAGTAGAACAAGGTATTGATAGAGGACTTTCTTATGCGCCTTATGCTGATTTAATTTGGATGGAAACTTCTAATCCTGATTTGGAATATGCGAGAAAATTTGCAGAAGGAATTCAAGCAAAATTCCCTGGTAAAATGTTGGCTTACAACTGTTCACCTTCTTTCAATTGGGCAGCGAAATTGACGGTTCCTGAAATGGAAACATTCCGCGAAGAATTAGCGAAAATGGGATACAAATTCCAATTTATCACTTTGGCAGGTTTCCACGCATTGAATACTGCGATGTTCGAATTGGCGTTGGCTTATAAAGAAAGAGGAATGGCTGGTTACAGCGAATTACAGGAAAGAGAATTTGCTTTACAGGCTAAAGGTTTCCGTGCAGTGAAACACCAAAGTTTCGTGGGAACAGGTTATTTTGATGCAGTTCAAACCACTGTTACTTCTGGAAATGTTTCTACTACAGCTTTAGCTGGTTCTACGGAAGCGGAGCAATTCCATTAA
- the aceB gene encoding malate synthase A — translation MESNFKITSAHHYPEIFSEELVKFLIHLHKNFNQNRLELLSARKMVQQKIDEGIFPKFPEETLGIREENWVCSRLPKDLQDRRVEITGPVDRKMIINALNSGASTFMADFEDSNSPTWENCMEGQINLSDAINRTIDFLNEEGKAYQLGEKLAVLLVRPRGLHLDEKNIMINGEKASGSLIDFGIYFFRNAKKLLENGSGPYFYLPKLEHYKEAQWWNEIFNFSQNYLGISQGTIKATVLIETITASFQLDEILYELKEHSSGLNCGRWDYIFSYIKKFRNHKEFLFPDRDQVTMTSPFMSAYSKRVIQVCHKRGVHAMGGMAAQIPVKNNEEENELAYAKVRADKEREVKNGHDGTWVAHPGLVPVAKQIFDEFMPTPNQISEKHEDYHITEADLLEVPKGEITEKGVRKNINVGILYIESWLMGTGAAALYNLMEDAATAEISRTQIWQWLKNKAKLNDGRTLTQEMVLEFEKEELENIKKYVGENRYEKGKFDLATKLFNELVFDENFEDFLTLKAYPFI, via the coding sequence ATGGAGTCTAATTTTAAAATCACATCCGCTCATCATTATCCCGAAATTTTTTCGGAAGAACTGGTGAAATTTTTAATTCACTTGCATAAAAATTTTAATCAAAACAGATTAGAATTATTGTCTGCAAGGAAAATGGTGCAACAAAAAATAGATGAAGGCATTTTTCCTAAATTCCCAGAAGAAACTTTAGGAATTAGAGAAGAAAATTGGGTGTGCAGCAGATTGCCAAAAGATTTACAAGACAGACGTGTAGAAATAACTGGTCCGGTTGATAGAAAAATGATTATCAATGCCTTAAATTCTGGAGCGTCTACTTTTATGGCAGATTTTGAGGATTCTAATTCGCCAACTTGGGAAAATTGCATGGAAGGACAGATTAATCTTTCTGATGCTATCAATAGAACCATAGATTTTTTAAACGAAGAAGGAAAAGCATACCAATTGGGCGAAAAATTGGCGGTACTTTTGGTAAGACCTCGTGGGTTACATTTAGACGAAAAAAATATAATGATAAACGGAGAAAAAGCTTCTGGTTCTCTTATAGATTTCGGGATTTATTTTTTCAGAAATGCGAAGAAATTATTAGAAAACGGAAGCGGTCCCTACTTTTATTTACCAAAATTAGAGCACTATAAAGAAGCACAATGGTGGAATGAGATCTTCAATTTCTCACAAAATTATTTAGGTATTTCACAAGGCACAATTAAGGCCACAGTTCTTATAGAAACCATTACTGCTTCTTTTCAGCTCGATGAAATTTTATACGAACTCAAAGAACATAGTTCTGGACTCAATTGTGGAAGATGGGATTACATTTTCTCTTACATCAAAAAATTTAGAAATCATAAGGAATTTTTATTTCCAGATAGAGATCAAGTGACCATGACTTCTCCTTTTATGAGTGCCTATTCAAAACGAGTGATTCAGGTTTGTCATAAACGAGGAGTTCATGCAATGGGAGGAATGGCAGCGCAAATTCCCGTAAAAAATAATGAAGAAGAAAACGAATTGGCATATGCAAAAGTTAGAGCAGACAAAGAACGTGAAGTGAAAAACGGGCACGATGGAACTTGGGTAGCACATCCTGGTTTGGTTCCTGTTGCGAAGCAAATTTTTGATGAATTTATGCCTACTCCAAATCAAATTTCTGAAAAACACGAAGATTATCATATTACAGAGGCAGATTTATTAGAAGTTCCAAAAGGGGAAATCACCGAAAAAGGCGTGAGAAAAAATATTAACGTAGGAATTCTTTATATAGAATCTTGGCTCATGGGAACTGGAGCTGCTGCATTGTATAATTTAATGGAAGATGCTGCAACTGCGGAAATTTCTAGAACTCAAATTTGGCAATGGCTGAAAAATAAAGCAAAACTAAATGATGGAAGAACATTGACCCAAGAAATGGTTCTGGAATTTGAGAAAGAAGAACTCGAAAATATCAAAAAATATGTAGGCGAAAATCGTTACGAAAAGGGAAAATTTGATTTGGCAACAAAACTCTTTAATGAGTTGGTTTTCGATGAAAATTTCGAGGACTTTTTAACCTTAAAAGCGTATCCGTTTATTTAA